In the genome of Trypanosoma brucei gambiense DAL972 chromosome 4, complete sequence, the window attaaaaaaaaaagtttacTCAATCTCCTAAAGTGGGGGTGTTGACGTTGTTGGAGTGGCGAGTGAGACCATTTGTCGTGCCAATAACTCAAGGCATCAATTTTGGAAGGAGGGATGGGCGGAATGATCCATGCGAACCAAAATAAGGACACAACGAACacaagaagcaaaaaaaaaagaaaaaaaaaccagtTCGCAAGAACGGTACTAAAAAGTCGAGTATGCATTTGCTTCGGTATGCGCTGCTTTCCTACACCGCGAAACCCAAGAATCGTTCGAACTGCAGGAGGAGGGATGATGAGGGGAAAGGGATTaggaaaatggggaaaaaaaactacagcTGAAACGCGTACTTACTTATCCCTTCCCCTAACCTCCACTTATCTGACTGCTTTCCGTGCATTCCAGGGGTACGTCCATTTCGCTAAATAGCCTGTTGAGCAAACCACGAAGCATGGCATTTTCCTTGTAAAGAGCTGACACCTCATCCTGCGTTGATATGAACCCAGCGGTGTCCAGCGTGACTGTGCCGGGTGTGACACCTTCTGTTGCGACAAGTCTGAAGCTGAAGTCCTTAcataatatatttttttcaggTATCGATGGTGTTACTTTCATTTCAGGGGGTAATGCGATGGAGGAGGGAGGGACGTCACCGTGATCAGAGTTACATAATGTCCACATGCACAAATTTCCTTGAAGAGCTACTAAACACGGTTGTAATCTAGGAAATACACGAACCGCGGTTTGGCAGAGCGGAAGCACTGTGGTATTAATTAGCAACAACTGTGCCTCCGCAACCATCCGCGTATTGTAAGGAACCTCAACAGGCCTCACACTCGGCTCATTTATAAACTGCGTTTGGCGTTGATAAAGACCGAACCTTTCACTTGCCCAGTACCTGCTCACAGCAGCGGTACGCATAGTAAAGGCATGTTGAGCGAGCGCAATAAACAAGCGAACAAACTGATGACGAACTGGGGCTGCGTGTAACCGCGGGGATATGCCGTCAGCTCTTTCGATATCTCCAGCATAAATCAGGCATTCCAGCTGCGACAGCGATTCTTGAGGCAGTAGGAGTGCCCTCATGGTTCGGAGAAGTAGATCACGATCCTTCTCTTCCCAGTGTGCAGAAAAGTTAAAGTAACACCGTCCCATCAACCTGCAAATTGTCTCATAGTTGCAATAGCTTTCcagcatttctttttcaagagAATTCGGATAGACACTCGCGACATCACGTAATTGGGCATCTGACGACTTGTGAGTTTCACTTGGGGGGACGACATACCGATACATCGCGCATAACGCCGACGTTGTGGTGGCGATCCTTTCCACTGGTGTCATACGTTCCAGCATCCCTGAATGGAACATAAGGCTATAGAAGAACTGCATGTTGTCCGCTGCACGGTCAGCGCTATGAAAAGGCCCACTCCCAAATCCATTCTGAATGTGAAGCAGCAGGCGTTTCCACGCAGTTAAGGATAAGTCCGGCTCTGGCATGCCGTCGAAAAGTTCAGAGTCTTGAGCAATAGCACAACCAACCTGAAAGAGGAGCCCACCCTGCTCCGATGCGCCGCAGTTTTTCTCAGACCAGATATCAGCGTCGATGTCACCAATAATACGTAGAAGGTTAATGTTGGGGGTGACAGTGGTGTCACATGTTTTGTCATCCGCATTCCAACTGCGGGAGAGGAGCGGTCCATGCAATGGCATCATGGCTTCATCCGCCGAATTCTGCGAGAGGCGGACTACGGCTGCCGGGTTTGCCGCCACCGCAACGTCAGAGCACTGTGGCTCGTTGATGTTAGAGAAAACTGCCTCCCTTTCCGCCTTCGTAACATTCGCACGCAACTCCGCTCCCTTTAACGCGTCATTTGCAACATCCAGTTGCACCTGCAGCTGATCTCGTTCTTTGGTTACACGTTCTAATGCGTGTCGCAGCAATTCCGCGTCGCGGTCTGCCGTAGTGCTCTGAGCACCATTCTCAGTTGCCTTGGTCATATCACTATCACTAATTCCGTCCAGGTCACGACCTGCATTTGAGGAATTGGCAGCGGCGGTGCCCTCCTGTCCAGCCAGAGCCAAGAGAGCATTGGTTTCACTGCGAAGGTTGTTGCACTCCTGCTGCAGCCGCTGTACGTTGGCATCATGCTCCACATGGTTCTCCATCATGCGGGAAAGTGCACCCTCCAACTCCGCACAACGGCACTCACATTGCATGCGCACCTCGACTGCATCAGATAACTCCGTGGAGAGCgatttgatatttttttttagtttacTAATGAGGAAGTCCCTCTTCGTTATTGCATGCCGCTGCTCCGACCACGCCATCTGAAGCCTATTCGCAAGATCGAATAACGACTTGCCCCACTCGTGTTGATCTTCTTCCACACTTGTAAGTGTTTGCGACAACATAGCGCTTGCTTCCCCGATATCCACATTTTCTTGCGAGGCATGATCACTCCACTCCTCAAGGTGACTTTCAATGAAGTGGATTATGTCGCGAGCAACACTCCACTCATCAGCACCGTCACGTGAGGCAGACTCCGCGCGGGCTTCCAGCTCTGGAAACAATGCGATGGCAGTACTCACCAATTGTTGTACCACTTCATCCAATTCCGCCAGGACGGATGGACTGCGGTGCGTTCCGTCATGAGCTTCGGCGATGTCGCCTCCGTCATTATCAGGCGCGCGTCctgctttatttttcgtgCCCGGCCCACGGGACTTGTACGAAATGGAGTGAGTCTGGCTTATATTGGGTGGCTCCCCCGGTGCATTGTCCGCCACATTACCCGCTGGttcatcttcctttttcttgttgagTGTCATTTCAATTTGTATTTCTTTGATGGTGTCTTCTTGTTTCATGCAGAGAAGCTCTAATTTGTGATTCTCCCGCAGCAACTCCTCGACACGCCGCTGCGAGGAGGCGAGCAGTTGCCTGGCTGTACTTTCCTGCAACCCATCGGTATCAGGCGGCATATGCGGGTTCGGTGTGTTGCTGCGGTCCAATGAAAGTGCTCTGGACGCTACAACATTACTGAGTGAGCGTCGCAGGCTGCTGATCCGTTGCAGAGCATCAAATGCCGGGGCTGGCGAGCCGGGAGAGGCAACAGCCGTCCCCACTGCTGCAGTTCCTACAACCTGCTCGCATGCCATGGATGGCCGCTGGAAGATATGTTTTTGAGACATCACGATAAGAGGCGAGGCAAGAACCAAACCGCaactaaaataataataataataataattctaAAAAGCCACGTGCGATCAGGCAAGCTAGTCTCGAGAAATATACAGGGATTATAGGGTGATTTGTATTCACACGACGTGTagtaagaaagaaacaaccgGAAAAACAACTGATGACACAAGAGAGAAagcaatgaagcacctgtaatgcgtaaaaggaaaaacaaaagcgtaTATGTGAAATCGTTCGCACCTTGCTAGAGTATGAACATGCAGGAATCAACAAAGACCACTTAATTTTCTTTAGTTTTTGATGGACGGGGAGGGGGGAACGTGCGACATCcagggaaagaaaggcaaaattaaaaaaaaatctatcgGTTGGAACGTTTGCCGGAAGCTGGAGTCGTGCATTTGACATCATTAGCTTCGGCCAAGTGGACGCCATTGCAAAGGTGGATGGGAGAGAAAAGCGCGACTGTGtatgaagtgaaggaaatcgCGTACGAACTGCACAACgcgcgttttttttccccctttaccACCTAAGTTCCCCCGTCAGGTTAGACATCATTGAATGCAGACGTAAACGCTAATGCTACAAAGGTCGCTAGAACTTTCCACGTTTTgaaaacaaaccaacaaacaaaactacATGTGTCGTAGCGCCCAACTAACCTTTTCATGGTTGGGTGACCACCCCCACTTTTGAACGATACTGTCTCCTTCCAAGTTTACCGATAACAGAATTGAGGAAAAAAACCCGCTGATGatgtttttccttccaaTAAGCTGAAGATGGAATACTGgttatttccttcacataCACAAGCCTATGCATTAAAATATGTGCGAGGAATCTTTGATTCAAATGAGGTTGGGTCACATAATACTCTTCTTCTTTATAGAGGGTATATACACTATAGCTTACTTCCGCCGGGCTGAACACTGTACCTCCAGACGAACTTTGCCTCTTTGCATTGTTCCCTCACAGCTTTTGCAATGCGGTCCCGCTCTTGAGTGTTTGCGGCAAGCGCAACCACAAGGCCACCCCGACCTGTGCCTGACATCTTTGCTCCAAGTGCCCCGAAAGTTCTACAACACGTTGCAATGGCGTCCAACTCAGGGCATGAAACCGTTAGTTTTTGGCATAGGGTATGGTTTATGTTCATCAGTTCCCCAACGCGGCGCAAATTCCCGCTCTGCAGTGCCTTCTTTGCTTCACGGACACACGCATTGTATTGTTCAAATAAGTCGTCAAACCACGACGGCTGAGCGGCCTTCAGGCGCGCAACATCGGCTACGACCTTTGTCGTACTTGCGGTAATACCGGTGCTGCAAACAATGATAGAAAGAGGTTTACCGAGCGCCAGGCGACTGAAAACCGATTTCTTCAGCGCACGGCGGAACAAAATGATCCCACCGTAAGTAGCTGCTGTGTTATCGACGCCGCTTGGAGTTCCATGGTATCCACACTCGCCTGCGTACGCACTTCTGTTCACGGCTTCTTCACTGAGGTTGAGGGTGTACAACTCATTCAGCGCTCGTGAAAGCGAAACAACATCACTTGCGGAGGCGCCAATGCCGCTGCTTGGAACAAGCGGACCACCGAGTTTCACAAGCAAGCCGTCTTTACTCGTGTCAATGTTCAGGTGGCGTAACACAAGCCCGTGCGCAACCCGCTGCTCTTCCCGCTTCTCTTTGATGTAGCCGGGCACCGCAGGTCTTTCGTCAATAACCTCCACAACGTTAGGTTTGTGCTTCAATCGAGAGATTTCACATGTTGTATACTCGTTAATACCTGCTACAATGCTCTCAGCACCGTATACAACAAAATGCTCTCCGAAGAGGATCACTTTGCCGTAGCCGATATGATGGCGCGTCGTTTTGTCCTTAACAGCCACGTGCATAACTTCTCGATACACTTCAATGTAATCCCTCCTATTGGCAACAGAgatgaaacacacacaagttTACTGCGGTCTGAGCAGGACACGTATGGTCACGTTGTAGCAACCGAATAGAACATCTACGCAGCTTAGAGAGCACTTATACCATTAATGTAACTCTTATCACATTAACCGGCAGTCTTCAAAGCTGTATTTCAGTGCAACCACAAGTAGTAGAAGGACTTTTCACCACTCAACTGCATGAGAGAAGAACACAACAGAACACGACGTCCAAGTACCACTCAAAACAGTGGCGCATCACACTGAAACcacacaaagaaataaaattgtaaaaaagactaggaaataaaataacaacaaacaacacgTAACGCTTCACTAATGACGGAGTCGTCCAAATAACTCCATAGGCTTATCTATTGCGTTAGAAGCCTAACTCATAACTTGAAGGGAGATGAAGGCGCCTTAATGTAAAGTACTGTGAGGAGTGGTCATCACCAACGAAACCTCCCTAAGCATCACGACagcccctccccctccctcaaCTAAATTGTACATTTGATAACCCCAATCCCAACGGCATCCATGACGCGGGGGTGCACTCATTTCCGTTTAGCATCGCAGATGCATATCATGAACCATGGACGCGGGAACATTTATAGGTTCCAAATACCCAATCCCAGAGCATGATGTACTGCCCGTAATTGTACTTGAATTGGTAATGATGGAGGTCGTGTGCACGCACATTAAAGACGTATGGAATGTACACATCAATTCGCGTGTGGTTGAGGCTCGCTAGCGTTCCGCCTATAAATACAAACAGAATCGCAGTCAGCACATGTACCTGACCGGCAGGTGCAATACGCGTGAGAAGGTACAACGCGAATATATGGTTGTACTCCCCAATTACATATTCAATGGGATGATCATTGACGGCGTCATCGTTCCCGCGGAATGGTGTAACTTGCCGGTGGTGGTGCTTGTGTATCAGCGGATATATCGGCCTCCAGTGCAACGCCCAGTGGAAGAGCGTGTAAAAGAAATCGTATATGATGAACAACGCCACCAAGTGAACAGGCATCCACGCGACACCACAGAGGACAACATTAAAATCGTTGAAGTTAAGCGACATGTTGCTCACCTCGGTGTCAGTGATGAACAAGTAGGAGTGATATACAAACAAAACCGTAAAAATCTTTGATAACGCGATGAACAGCCGGTCCTTGAACGTTAGGGTTTTAAGGCATTGCGCTCGCGTCGGGATGCGGCCACCCACCACGCGCGCAATAAGTGGTACTACCATGCGGTTATAGAGGGAGAAACCGAGGAAAACGGTAGCGGTTAGCGCCACGCTCATCACCACTGTGGTCATGATTACTTCGCACCACTTCCACCGGCAgtgtattatatatatatatatatatagatatatatatatttgtatcgTCCGGAGCCTCGGTGTATTTAAGGGCGTCCCGCCTTAcctgagaaaaaaaatatatctatatctatatctatatatatattctgaTGCCACTTTCCTTCCGCGAAGAGGTGCGTATGGGAGAGAGGGAACGGTTGTGGGAGAATTCTGGTGATCCATTCCCTCTTACGTGAAGGGACCATTCGTTCACTTTTTCAGAACGGGGATTAGGTGCAACTACTTGCTTCGGTGGAAGGCGTACGCATGTGGATACTCTTGTATCCATTTTCCGATGGTGTTCACTCATTGCGGACTGTTACACATAAGTGTGATTGCATGAATTACCGTTCGTATACGTACGATTTTGGTGTAACAAGCATAAGCATAACTGTCCCTCCTGTGACTGCCACGATGgcacaaataaaaaccgCCTGCGCGATTATGCGCCATAACGGTGCCAAAATGGAATCCCAAAACACTTCCACACCTGGCAGTGCCCTGAGGAAATGGGGAAGCACCGGCCCGCCACCAAATGCAGAGCCCACACGGTCCATTTTCTTACACTGGCTTGTTGTACCATCAACACCGCGCTGTAGTAAAGCCGCATTTTCCTCCAAACGTCCCTTCTCCTGATTCATGATGTCACTTACTCGTAGCGCCCCCTCTTTAATTTCCCTAATAGCATCATTAATTTCATTTATTACCTGCTTCTGAGCTGCATCATCCGCATCCTGTGGCGCGCTGGAGAAGGCAGATGATGTGATGAGACTCGAAGCATTTGTTGACCTTGCTGCCATATTAGTAATAGCAATATCGCCACCACCTGATTGACCCATTTTTGCAGGTGTAGTTGAACTCTTAACAGTTGGTGAGGGCTCCAGCTGTATGGATGCTCTAACGCATGGGGCGTTGCTGTCTTCGTGTATCAAAAAGGGTTCGCACACCGCGAAAGGCTGTTTGGGAGCCCGATGCCTGGCCACTAGTCCAACGCAAGCGACCGGAACATGCAAATGAGGGAAGTAACTGTCTAGAAATTGAGAGAGAAAGGCTTCAGCGGCATCGACAACA includes:
- a CDS encoding mevalonate kinase, putative, giving the protein MHVAVKDKTTRHHIGYGKVILFGEHFVVYGAESIVAGINEYTTCEISRLKHKPNVVEVIDERPAVPGYIKEKREEQRVAHGLVLRHLNIDTSKDGLLVKLGGPLVPSSGIGASASDVVSLSRALNELYTLNLSEEAVNRSAYAGECGYHGTPSGVDNTAATYGGIILFRRALKKSVFSRLALGKPLSIIVCSTGITASTTKVVADVARLKAAQPSWFDDLFEQYNACVREAKKALQSGNLRRVGELMNINHTLCQKLTVSCPELDAIATCCRTFGALGAKMSGTGRGGLVVALAANTQERDRIAKAVREQCKEAKFVWRYSVQPGGSKL
- a CDS encoding C-5 sterol desaturase, putative, encoding MTTVVMSVALTATVFLGFSLYNRMVVPLIARVVGGRIPTRAQCLKTLTFKDRLFIALSKIFTVLFVYHSYLFITDTEVSNMSLNFNDFNVVLCGVAWMPVHLVALFIIYDFFYTLFHWALHWRPIYPLIHKHHHRQVTPFRGNDDAVNDHPIEYVIGEYNHIFALYLLTRIAPAGQVHVLTAILFVFIGGTLASLNHTRIDVYIPYVFNVRAHDLHHYQFKYNYGQYIMLWDWVFGTYKCSRVHGS